The following proteins come from a genomic window of Corynebacterium falsenii:
- a CDS encoding isoprenyl transferase, translated as MGGVNTSSHTPGADSSGTTTPAPHTPGALDPQRNVEREVKHNAERNVERSDIPRELIPRHIALVMDGNGRWAQERGLPRTEGHRRGEKVLISLVEECIELGVDYLSAYAFSTENWRRPTEEVRFLMGFNRDVLRRQRDYLNSLGVRVRWVGRRPRLWRSVIAELEKAEDLTKNNTVMTLAMCVNYGGRAEIVDAARGIAEQVSDGRLKPRQINEKLFAQYLDEPDMPDVDLFLRPSGEMRTSNFLPWQSTYAEMVYQDVLFPDYTPQDLRAAVLEFAKRDRRFGGVKS; from the coding sequence ATGGGTGGGGTGAACACTTCTTCCCACACCCCAGGCGCTGATAGTTCAGGCACGACAACCCCGGCCCCGCACACTCCGGGTGCGCTAGATCCCCAGCGCAACGTCGAGCGTGAGGTTAAGCACAACGCCGAGCGAAACGTCGAGCGCAGTGACATCCCCCGCGAGCTGATTCCCCGCCACATCGCCCTCGTGATGGACGGCAACGGTCGGTGGGCGCAGGAGCGCGGCTTGCCGCGCACCGAGGGGCACCGGCGCGGCGAGAAGGTTCTTATCTCGCTCGTGGAGGAGTGCATCGAGCTGGGTGTGGACTACCTCTCGGCGTACGCGTTTTCCACGGAGAATTGGCGACGCCCCACCGAGGAAGTGCGTTTCCTCATGGGATTCAACCGGGACGTGTTGCGGCGCCAACGTGACTACCTCAACAGCCTGGGGGTCAGGGTGCGCTGGGTGGGGCGTCGCCCACGACTTTGGCGATCGGTGATCGCCGAGCTGGAGAAAGCTGAGGACCTGACGAAAAACAACACCGTGATGACGCTGGCGATGTGCGTCAATTACGGTGGTCGCGCCGAAATCGTCGACGCCGCGAGGGGAATCGCCGAACAGGTCAGCGACGGGCGCCTCAAGCCGCGCCAGATCAACGAGAAGCTGTTCGCCCAATACCTCGATGAGCCGGATATGCCGGACGTTGACTTGTTCCTCCGGCCGTCCGGGGAGATGCGAACCTCGAACTTCCTGCCCTGGCAGTCGACGTACGCCGAGATGGTTTACCAGGACGTGCTATTCCCCGACTACACGCCGCAGGACTTGCGGGCGGCGGTTCTCGAGTTCGCGAAGCGTGATCGCCGCTTCGGTGGTGTGAAGTCCTAG
- a CDS encoding Fur family transcriptional regulator — translation MTASQGPASTAATPQQPTPPRRPKIGQRNTRQRRAVIDILEGLTTFCSAQDIHQALTNQGQKVGLTTVYRTLQQLAEVGAIDTLHDDSGETLYRSCATDDHHHHLVCTSCRTTVEIDGGPVEDWAAKTAAEHGFTKSGHTAEIFGLCSNCQQA, via the coding sequence ATGACAGCATCACAAGGCCCCGCGTCCACAGCAGCCACTCCCCAACAACCAACTCCCCCACGCCGCCCCAAGATCGGACAACGCAACACCCGCCAGCGTCGTGCCGTCATCGACATCCTCGAGGGCCTCACCACCTTCTGCAGCGCCCAGGATATCCACCAGGCCCTGACGAACCAAGGGCAAAAAGTGGGACTCACCACCGTATACCGCACCCTCCAGCAGCTCGCCGAGGTAGGCGCGATCGACACCCTGCACGACGATTCCGGCGAAACCCTCTACCGCAGCTGCGCCACCGACGACCACCACCATCACCTCGTGTGCACGTCCTGCCGCACCACCGTGGAGATCGACGGCGGCCCCGTCGAGGATTGGGCCGCGAAAACCGCCGCCGAGCACGGGTTCACCAAATCAGGCCACACCGCCGAGATCTTTGGCCTGTGCAGCAACTGCCAGCAGGCCTAG
- a CDS encoding HNH endonuclease signature motif containing protein, translating into MTTTPHIKESISADEHTNDTASDLTTLVDVIEASMTAVTDILTTPTAELFHTHRADIIRLLTTISHTDTLYAAFAYAAHEAGISRAAGTTRTSTYLARLLDTSEYQARQWINLGISLYKPPEPPADKTTTNGEDDAANGEDSADDAVQNRADQLAERRRAHEAHQAHLAAQAQARKQARKLSDAKLAEINRELEHLHPSLHTEHHHILFDNATTMATTTTVDDLKLHLRTQVRTLNSSVVDPTADYRARKLLWSPADTHGNIRLTAVLPRTGHALLETLMSPARLAAFDRSRGVNTDEDHRTMPQRRADVFMAMLETWAEDADAATAPRTRGLASLVVALSAKDLTTLPTNTTDADADPGVKASPTIRAESGAPATSGTTGSPPPVSGESLNTPGVWFPTNTNARLHPIDILRLGLAEHDLGVVLDPDSGRALTAARMKRHATVEQKLMLVAEQLCCAYPGCNRAAVDCDVHHIKAWSHGGRTTIDNLTLLCRTHHRMNRDQHDGGVGMGHAEVDPDSGRVGWREARHNHEGLPDLPGAPPPTTSTTAREGSGTGQEQPSRGSSGARPRPHPRLSDTVVVNTSTTASQAPGAQVPDQAWGSEEVQALFDPPQPQSPRHHGDRAS; encoded by the coding sequence ATGACCACCACACCACACATCAAAGAGTCGATCAGTGCAGACGAACACACAAACGATACCGCTAGTGACTTAACTACGCTTGTTGATGTCATCGAAGCGTCCATGACAGCGGTCACCGACATCCTCACCACCCCCACCGCCGAGCTATTCCACACCCACCGCGCCGACATCATCCGCCTACTCACAACCATCAGCCACACCGACACCCTCTACGCCGCATTCGCTTACGCTGCCCACGAAGCGGGCATCTCCCGTGCGGCGGGCACGACACGGACGTCGACCTACCTCGCGAGGTTGTTGGACACCTCCGAGTACCAGGCACGACAGTGGATCAACCTTGGCATAAGCCTGTACAAACCACCCGAACCACCAGCAGACAAGACGACCACCAACGGTGAGGATGACGCAGCCAACGGTGAAGACTCAGCTGATGATGCTGTCCAGAACCGTGCCGACCAACTAGCCGAACGCCGCCGGGCACACGAAGCCCACCAAGCACACCTGGCCGCCCAGGCACAAGCACGCAAACAAGCCCGGAAGCTGTCTGATGCGAAACTGGCTGAGATCAACCGCGAACTCGAACACCTCCACCCCAGCCTGCACACCGAGCATCACCACATCCTGTTCGACAACGCCACAACCATGGCAACCACCACCACCGTCGACGACCTCAAACTCCACCTGCGCACCCAAGTCCGCACACTCAATAGCAGCGTGGTGGATCCAACCGCTGACTACCGGGCACGCAAACTCCTCTGGTCACCCGCCGACACCCACGGCAACATCCGCCTCACCGCCGTACTGCCAAGGACTGGGCATGCGTTGTTGGAAACCCTGATGTCCCCGGCACGGCTAGCGGCGTTCGATCGCAGTCGTGGGGTGAACACAGACGAGGATCATAGGACCATGCCGCAACGCAGGGCGGATGTGTTCATGGCGATGTTGGAAACCTGGGCCGAGGATGCTGACGCCGCCACCGCACCACGCACACGCGGGCTGGCCTCTTTGGTGGTGGCGTTGTCTGCCAAGGACCTCACCACACTGCCCACCAACACCACTGATGCTGATGCGGACCCTGGCGTGAAAGCCAGCCCCACGATCCGAGCTGAATCCGGAGCACCTGCCACCAGCGGTACCACTGGCTCCCCACCACCGGTATCCGGAGAGTCACTGAACACGCCTGGTGTGTGGTTTCCCACCAACACCAACGCCCGGCTGCACCCGATCGATATTCTCCGGTTGGGGTTGGCTGAACATGATCTGGGGGTAGTGCTCGATCCGGATTCCGGACGTGCCCTTACTGCCGCGCGGATGAAGCGGCACGCCACGGTGGAGCAGAAGCTCATGCTTGTTGCTGAGCAGTTGTGTTGTGCGTATCCGGGGTGTAACCGGGCTGCGGTGGATTGCGATGTTCACCACATCAAAGCCTGGTCCCATGGGGGACGAACGACCATTGATAATTTGACGTTGTTGTGTCGGACGCATCATCGGATGAATAGGGATCAGCATGATGGTGGTGTGGGTATGGGCCATGCCGAGGTTGATCCGGATTCCGGACGCGTCGGCTGGAGGGAAGCCCGCCACAATCACGAGGGGTTACCGGATCTGCCTGGGGCGCCACCACCAACCACATCAACCACCGCGCGGGAAGGATCAGGCACTGGTCAAGAGCAGCCATCCCGCGGCAGTTCTGGCGCACGCCCGCGTCCGCATCCTCGGTTGAGTGACACGGTTGTGGTGAACACGTCCACCACCGCCAGCCAGGCCCCCGGCGCCCAAGTGCCGGACCAGGCTTGGGGAAGTGAGGAGGTGCAGGCACTGTTCGACCCACCACAACCACAGTCTCCACGACACCACGGTGATCGAGCATCATGA
- a CDS encoding glycine--tRNA ligase, translated as MASTIDAVVNLAKRRGLVYPCGEIYGGTRSAWDYGPLGVELKENVKRQWWRHMVTSRRDVVGLDSSVILPRRVWEVSGHVEVFTDPLVESLHTHKRYRADHLLEAYEEKHGHPPENGLADINDPETGQPGAWTEPRAFSGLLKTFLGPVDDQEGLHYLRPETAQGIFTNFKNVMTTSRMKPPFGIAQVGKSFRNEITPGNFIFRTREFEQMEMEFFVKPGEDEEWHQYWIDDRYNWYVNLGIREENLRLYEHPKEKLSHYSKRTVDVEYAFHFNGSKWGELEGVANRTDYDLRVHSEGSGEDLSFFDQTTDERWIPYTIEPAAGLGRAMMAFLVDAYHEEEVPNAKGGTDTRTVLKLDRRLAPVKVAVLPLSKKDTLTPTAEKLAAELRGFWNVDYDVSGAIGRRYRRQDEIGTPFCVTVDFDTLEDNAVTVRERDTMEQERVKIEDLRAYLAERLAGC; from the coding sequence ATGGCCAGCACCATTGATGCCGTTGTGAACCTCGCCAAGCGCCGGGGGCTCGTGTACCCGTGTGGAGAGATCTACGGCGGCACGCGCTCCGCCTGGGACTACGGCCCGCTCGGCGTGGAGCTCAAGGAGAACGTCAAGCGCCAGTGGTGGCGTCACATGGTCACCTCCCGCCGCGATGTCGTGGGACTTGATTCTTCTGTGATCCTGCCGCGCCGCGTGTGGGAAGTCTCCGGCCACGTGGAGGTCTTCACCGACCCGCTGGTGGAGTCTCTGCACACCCACAAGCGTTACCGCGCTGACCACCTGCTGGAAGCCTACGAAGAGAAGCACGGTCACCCGCCGGAGAACGGCCTCGCGGACATCAACGACCCCGAGACTGGCCAGCCTGGTGCGTGGACTGAGCCTCGCGCATTCTCCGGCCTCCTTAAGACCTTCCTCGGCCCCGTCGACGATCAGGAAGGATTGCACTACCTGCGCCCCGAAACCGCTCAGGGCATCTTCACGAACTTCAAGAACGTGATGACCACCTCCCGCATGAAGCCACCGTTCGGCATCGCTCAGGTGGGCAAGTCCTTCCGCAACGAGATCACCCCAGGCAACTTCATCTTCCGCACCCGCGAGTTCGAACAGATGGAGATGGAGTTCTTCGTCAAGCCTGGCGAAGACGAAGAGTGGCACCAGTACTGGATTGACGACCGGTACAACTGGTACGTCAACCTCGGCATTCGCGAGGAGAACCTGCGCCTCTACGAACACCCCAAGGAGAAGCTGTCGCACTACTCCAAGCGCACCGTCGACGTCGAGTACGCGTTCCATTTCAACGGCTCCAAGTGGGGCGAGCTCGAGGGCGTGGCCAACCGCACCGACTACGACCTGCGCGTCCACTCCGAGGGCTCCGGCGAAGACCTCAGCTTCTTCGACCAGACCACCGACGAGCGCTGGATCCCGTACACCATCGAGCCCGCGGCAGGCCTGGGTCGCGCCATGATGGCCTTCCTCGTGGATGCCTACCACGAGGAAGAGGTGCCCAACGCCAAGGGCGGCACCGATACCCGCACGGTGTTGAAGCTCGACCGTCGCCTGGCTCCGGTCAAGGTCGCCGTGCTGCCACTGTCCAAGAAGGACACGCTCACCCCGACCGCCGAGAAGCTCGCCGCTGAGCTGCGCGGTTTCTGGAACGTGGACTACGACGTCTCCGGTGCCATCGGACGCCGCTACCGCCGCCAGGACGAGATCGGCACCCCGTTCTGCGTGACCGTCGACTTCGACACCCTCGAGGACAACGCCGTGACCGTCCGCGAACGCGACACCATGGAGCAGGAGCGCGTGAAGATCGAGGATCTGCGCGCCTACCTCGCCGAGCGACTGGCTGGGTGCTAG
- a CDS encoding DUF1990 domain-containing protein — MNRSDPSRLTYPASLRRASITLLPDFVAGAGEADGVDNKDLSGWTITRRSCDLGFGMSIFDAASDALLSWRVHDRAGVKVGESLGTRAVEGGQVDLAIGPIRSSCEVVALIKEPDRTVLTYGTLPGHVERGEETFAIAVVPDRRDGQGRPLIRGYCVAFSRPAWLLAKIGFPVARAGQLFYTGRYLRAMRALGAQ; from the coding sequence ATGAATCGTAGCGACCCTTCCCGGCTCACCTACCCTGCGTCACTGCGGCGAGCCAGCATCACCTTGTTGCCCGATTTCGTCGCGGGCGCTGGGGAGGCTGATGGCGTCGATAATAAAGATCTTTCCGGGTGGACCATCACACGCCGAAGCTGTGACCTGGGTTTCGGAATGAGCATATTCGACGCCGCCAGCGACGCACTTCTTTCATGGCGCGTACATGACCGGGCGGGCGTGAAGGTGGGGGAGTCGCTCGGTACGCGAGCGGTCGAGGGCGGCCAGGTCGACCTCGCCATTGGCCCGATTCGGTCGTCGTGCGAAGTGGTGGCGCTTATCAAGGAGCCGGACCGGACCGTGCTGACGTACGGTACCCTGCCGGGGCACGTGGAGCGGGGCGAGGAAACGTTCGCCATCGCCGTAGTGCCGGACCGGCGGGATGGGCAGGGCCGGCCGCTCATTCGTGGATATTGCGTGGCGTTTTCCCGTCCGGCATGGTTGCTGGCGAAGATCGGTTTTCCCGTGGCTCGGGCGGGTCAGTTGTTTTACACCGGGCGATATCTGCGCGCTATGCGGGCTCTCGGAGCGCAGTAA
- a CDS encoding inorganic phosphate transporter, whose translation MSTQSTSSASSTHTSSDLPPGINPLPEDGNNKWWHLFFGALLAVTLIVFLFWSNDFVGAGANKIILVTSVIFAVFMAFNIGGNDVANSFGTSVGAGTLTLKQALVVAAIFEVSGAVLAGGEVTDTVRSGIVDLNAINGLDPSEFVYIMMAALLGAAIWLLAATRMGWPVSTTHSIVGGIVGAALAVGFITGKGGWNMVQWAEIGRIAMSWVLSPVLGGIAAYILYRIIKNSILVYNDEAERRLREIKVEKKDLKLRHKLAFDQLSEAEQIAYTNAMVRDSMLMREKDWDPKDLESDYFKELNKINAKADDVDAHKALDTWVPLLAAGGSIIISAMMLFKGLKNLHFGLNSVANFMIIGMIAAVVWMAVYIFSRTLKRQNLSRSTFLLFSWMQVFTASAFAFSHGSNDIANALGPFVAILDVLKTNNIASESAVPMPVMIVMGVALISGLWFIGRFVIATVGTKITQMHPASGFAAELSAAAVVMGASVLGLPVSSTHILIGAVLGVGLVNRAANWNLMKPIAMAWVITLPAAAAVAAITVSILRVVF comes from the coding sequence ATGTCGACCCAGAGTACCTCCTCCGCCTCTAGCACTCACACCTCGAGTGATCTGCCGCCGGGGATCAACCCACTCCCCGAAGACGGCAACAACAAATGGTGGCACCTTTTCTTCGGTGCTCTCCTCGCCGTCACCCTCATTGTGTTCCTCTTCTGGTCCAATGACTTCGTCGGCGCTGGCGCCAACAAGATCATCCTCGTCACCTCCGTGATCTTCGCGGTCTTCATGGCCTTCAACATCGGCGGTAATGACGTGGCGAACTCCTTCGGTACGTCGGTCGGCGCCGGAACGCTGACACTCAAACAAGCGCTGGTCGTGGCGGCAATCTTCGAAGTCTCGGGCGCCGTTCTGGCCGGTGGCGAGGTGACGGACACGGTCCGCTCCGGCATTGTGGATCTCAACGCCATCAATGGCCTCGATCCCTCCGAGTTCGTCTATATCATGATGGCCGCCCTCCTTGGCGCGGCTATCTGGCTGCTGGCTGCCACCCGCATGGGTTGGCCCGTGTCCACCACGCACTCCATCGTCGGTGGCATCGTCGGTGCGGCCCTAGCCGTGGGATTCATCACCGGCAAGGGTGGCTGGAACATGGTGCAGTGGGCTGAGATCGGCCGCATCGCAATGTCCTGGGTCCTTTCGCCCGTCCTTGGCGGCATCGCAGCCTACATCCTGTACCGCATCATCAAGAACTCGATTCTGGTGTACAACGATGAAGCGGAGCGCCGCCTGCGCGAAATCAAGGTGGAGAAGAAGGACCTTAAGCTCCGCCACAAGCTCGCCTTCGATCAGCTCAGCGAGGCCGAGCAGATTGCCTACACCAACGCGATGGTTCGCGACTCCATGCTCATGCGCGAAAAGGACTGGGATCCGAAGGACTTGGAGTCTGACTACTTCAAGGAACTGAACAAGATCAACGCGAAGGCCGACGACGTTGACGCCCACAAGGCTCTCGACACTTGGGTGCCTCTCCTCGCCGCTGGCGGATCCATCATCATCTCCGCCATGATGCTGTTTAAGGGTCTGAAGAACCTGCACTTCGGCCTCAACTCCGTGGCGAACTTTATGATCATCGGCATGATCGCCGCTGTGGTGTGGATGGCCGTGTACATCTTCTCCCGCACGTTGAAGCGACAGAACCTCTCCCGCTCCACCTTCCTGCTGTTTAGCTGGATGCAGGTGTTCACCGCATCGGCCTTCGCGTTCAGCCACGGCTCGAACGACATCGCTAACGCCCTCGGCCCATTCGTGGCCATCCTGGACGTGCTCAAGACGAACAACATCGCCAGCGAGTCCGCCGTGCCCATGCCTGTCATGATCGTCATGGGCGTGGCCCTGATCTCCGGCCTGTGGTTCATCGGCCGTTTCGTGATCGCCACCGTGGGTACCAAGATCACCCAGATGCACCCCGCATCCGGCTTCGCTGCCGAGCTGTCGGCAGCGGCCGTGGTCATGGGCGCTTCCGTACTGGGCCTGCCGGTGTCTTCAACCCACATCCTTATTGGTGCAGTCCTCGGTGTGGGCTTGGTGAACCGCGCGGCTAACTGGAACCTGATGAAGCCCATCGCCATGGCCTGGGTCATCACGCTC